The following proteins are encoded in a genomic region of Reichenbachiella sp.:
- a CDS encoding T9SS type A sorting domain-containing protein, translating into MRILLLAICLLPSSFLLSQNLQHYPAPLPEDGHSLMLEPEAILNDPLSVGYPAFAQHSNQRTAYVDQSATNEGDRLIFDSLIWEVYDEEKNAWEFSSMYWYERDERGNPLLYIYQLYDSENQKWVHETKREKVFNDDDLETSFIEYSWDKVSEAWVNSLKTIQSYDENGNKTLYDRYNWNIEQAEWEGHYKDVSEFDEDGNRTLYEHYNNWDQVNGLWIGDEKSQTWFNDKNEIIERIYSVWNSDDGNWVNSKKNAYTYNASDQLVLHITYEWDDSGDDWVSAYKDEYEYNEDASLKSRTHYYSNPFILESKFEYTYNDQFNTTIIRYDYSDPDTREYETKNTIKYNDNNQVLEYYQYEWDDISEEGSWKLSNFGINEYDDNGFKTLSESSYWDDELNIEVKSLKTVHTYTEEGRVSYYRHFQWNSDHATWEGIRGYNYTYDDRGYTIDEERYRGWDFETNSWVGEYRYTYEVNDHAKRKSSNYYNWIDGGWKHTYRATYYHHVDCSSSSIPVHNYLTLEDQTELCSVESLVAPTAIGCGGDLTATTDAEFPIETVGTHEVTWTYNDGNGNTSTQTQKVIIDQSCQPLSVELNNLVEVYPNPSLGQINFKQKIDEVEIFNQNGQLEMQILSPGSSINVSKLKAGIYYLTLKYQMNTARVKIIKN; encoded by the coding sequence ATGAGAATATTACTACTGGCTATTTGCCTCCTTCCTTCATCATTTCTTCTTTCACAAAATCTACAACACTACCCTGCACCTTTGCCAGAGGACGGACATTCACTTATGCTGGAACCAGAGGCTATTTTGAATGATCCACTTTCAGTTGGATACCCAGCCTTCGCTCAGCACTCAAACCAACGTACAGCATATGTTGATCAATCTGCAACCAACGAAGGTGATCGATTGATTTTTGACAGCCTGATATGGGAGGTGTATGATGAAGAAAAGAATGCGTGGGAATTCTCTTCGATGTATTGGTACGAGAGGGATGAGCGAGGCAATCCTCTGTTATACATATATCAATTGTATGACTCTGAAAATCAGAAGTGGGTTCACGAGACCAAGAGAGAGAAGGTATTCAATGATGATGATCTTGAGACAAGTTTTATAGAGTACAGCTGGGATAAGGTATCAGAAGCTTGGGTTAATAGTTTAAAAACCATTCAGAGTTATGATGAAAATGGTAATAAAACTTTATATGATCGATACAATTGGAATATAGAGCAAGCTGAATGGGAGGGGCACTATAAGGATGTTTCTGAGTTTGATGAAGACGGAAATAGAACTTTATATGAACATTACAATAATTGGGATCAGGTGAATGGCTTGTGGATAGGTGATGAGAAATCACAAACCTGGTTTAACGATAAGAATGAAATTATTGAAAGAATTTACTCCGTATGGAATAGTGATGATGGGAATTGGGTCAATTCAAAAAAGAACGCATACACTTACAATGCCTCAGATCAGTTGGTTTTACACATTACTTATGAATGGGATGATTCAGGGGATGATTGGGTTAGCGCATATAAAGATGAGTATGAGTACAATGAGGATGCGTCTCTCAAATCAAGAACTCACTACTATAGCAATCCATTTATTTTAGAAAGTAAATTCGAATACACATATAATGATCAGTTTAATACAACTATAATAAGATATGATTATTCAGATCCCGATACACGGGAATATGAAACTAAAAATACGATCAAATACAACGACAATAATCAGGTTTTAGAATATTATCAGTATGAATGGGACGATATCTCAGAGGAAGGTTCTTGGAAATTGTCAAACTTTGGAATCAATGAATATGATGATAATGGTTTTAAAACTTTATCTGAAAGCTCATATTGGGATGATGAATTGAATATAGAAGTAAAAAGTCTGAAAACTGTTCATACCTATACGGAAGAGGGCAGAGTTTCTTATTATCGTCATTTCCAATGGAACAGTGATCATGCTACATGGGAAGGTATTAGAGGTTATAATTATACTTATGATGATCGCGGGTATACTATTGATGAAGAAAGATATAGAGGTTGGGATTTTGAAACCAATTCATGGGTAGGAGAGTACCGATACACTTATGAGGTCAATGATCATGCAAAGAGAAAATCTTCCAATTATTACAATTGGATAGATGGTGGATGGAAGCATACTTATCGGGCGACATATTATCATCATGTAGATTGCTCGAGTAGCAGCATACCTGTTCATAATTATTTGACCTTAGAGGACCAGACGGAGCTTTGTTCTGTGGAGAGTTTGGTAGCCCCAACAGCCATTGGTTGCGGGGGAGATCTGACAGCCACTACCGATGCTGAATTCCCAATCGAAACCGTAGGCACTCATGAGGTGACTTGGACCTACAACGATGGAAATGGTAACACTTCCACTCAGACTCAAAAAGTGATTATCGATCAGAGCTGTCAGCCGTTAAGTGTTGAGTTAAATAATTTGGTGGAAGTCTACCCTAACCCTTCATTGGGTCAGATCAATTTCAAGCAGAAAATTGATGAGGTAGAAATATTTAACCAAAATGGGCAGCTTGAAATGCAAATTCTTTCACCAGGTTCTTCCATTAATGTTTCAAAACTGAAAGCGGGCATTTATTACTTGACACTAAAGTATCAGATGAATACGGCAAGAGTAAAAATTATAAAAAACTAG
- a CDS encoding NAD-dependent epimerase/dehydratase → MKVLITGGAGYIGTRLIKNLSSNKAVEKIVVYDNLMRGNYNLFLGDKFINPFAIEFVKGDLLDSRSLKKAMEGIDVVIHLAAKVTSPFANVNLHFYEQINNWGTAELTYAIEESDVKKVVYLSSMGVYGFDDEPIKDDHSLNPSSYYAISKQRGEEHIQRLSKERNPIVLRCGNVYGYSRSMRFDAVINKFVFECNFNGRLQINGNGNQQRAFIHVNSIANILEDVIKKEVPAGAYNVAERNLSVLDIVDVLKELKPELEFLFVNQNTELQQQMIDMDQKLMQYVDYGKDLPDFKSEMIEFLNSFSY, encoded by the coding sequence ATGAAAGTATTAATTACCGGCGGCGCCGGATATATAGGCACTCGATTGATCAAGAATCTTAGCAGCAATAAAGCGGTTGAGAAGATTGTAGTTTATGACAATTTGATGCGTGGCAACTACAACCTATTCTTGGGCGATAAGTTTATCAACCCTTTTGCCATAGAGTTTGTGAAAGGTGATTTGCTCGATTCCAGAAGCTTGAAAAAAGCCATGGAGGGAATCGATGTGGTCATTCATTTGGCGGCTAAGGTGACTTCTCCTTTTGCCAATGTGAACCTGCACTTCTACGAGCAAATCAATAACTGGGGAACAGCTGAATTGACCTACGCCATCGAAGAAAGTGATGTCAAAAAAGTTGTTTATCTAAGTAGTATGGGTGTTTATGGTTTTGACGACGAGCCCATCAAAGATGATCACAGTCTGAATCCTTCTTCGTATTACGCCATTTCCAAACAAAGAGGAGAGGAGCATATACAAAGACTTAGTAAAGAAAGAAATCCAATTGTCCTACGATGTGGTAATGTCTACGGCTATAGCCGTAGCATGCGTTTCGATGCGGTAATCAACAAGTTTGTATTTGAGTGTAACTTTAACGGTCGTTTGCAAATCAATGGAAACGGAAACCAGCAGCGTGCTTTTATCCACGTGAATTCTATTGCTAATATTCTGGAAGACGTGATCAAAAAGGAAGTGCCAGCAGGAGCATACAATGTAGCTGAAAGGAATCTTTCGGTACTTGATATTGTAGATGTGCTTAAGGAATTGAAGCCTGAATTAGAGTTCCTATTTGTCAATCAAAACACTGAGCTCCAGCAGCAAATGATAGACATGGATCAGAAGCTCATGCAGTATGTAGACTATGGGAAGGACCTGCCTGACTTCAAATCCGAGATGATCGAGTTTCTGAATAGTTTTAGTTACTGA
- a CDS encoding phosphoadenylyl-sulfate reductase, with the protein MDFDEIKSHIIKYQEEGKKLFTTSSFQTHSIVLLHLLSRIDKSIPVYCLNTGFLFPETMAYKDQLAEEFGLNMIEIKPDVPKSLQKDSEGKLLFASDPDRCCYYNKVQPMDRLLSDYDIWINGIRRDQNANRAKMKVEEKSKFDSVRFHPMLEWTNKMIFDYIREYKLPKHPLESQGYSSIGCEPCTRKPSLEMMEREARWYGMNKTECGLHTELVSK; encoded by the coding sequence ATGGATTTTGATGAAATAAAAAGTCATATCATAAAGTATCAGGAGGAAGGTAAAAAACTATTTACCACATCTTCCTTTCAAACGCACAGTATCGTGTTGCTCCATTTGTTGAGCCGCATCGACAAATCTATTCCTGTGTATTGTTTGAATACTGGCTTCTTATTTCCTGAAACCATGGCCTACAAAGATCAGCTGGCCGAAGAGTTCGGACTTAATATGATCGAGATCAAACCCGACGTGCCAAAAAGTTTGCAAAAAGACAGCGAAGGCAAATTGCTTTTTGCTTCTGACCCAGACAGATGTTGCTACTACAACAAAGTGCAGCCCATGGACAGATTGCTTTCTGATTACGACATTTGGATCAATGGGATCAGAAGAGATCAGAATGCCAATCGAGCAAAAATGAAAGTAGAAGAGAAGTCCAAATTTGACTCTGTTCGTTTTCATCCTATGCTCGAATGGACCAACAAAATGATTTTTGATTATATCCGAGAGTATAAGCTGCCTAAGCATCCATTAGAGTCTCAGGGTTATAGCAGTATTGGTTGTGAACCATGTACTCGAAAACCAAGTCTCGAAATGATGGAAAGAGAGGCCCGTTGGTATGGAATGAATAAGACCGAATGTGGGCTTCATACCGAACTAGTCAGTAAATAA
- a CDS encoding 6-pyruvoyl trahydropterin synthase family protein, translating into MRAAVYRVEHFNAAHRLHNPEWSDEKNESVFGKCNNPNYHGHNYNLEVGLFGEINPETGYVYDLKVLSDLIEEKVLDRFDHKNLNLDVIEFKNLNPTAENIVVVIYNLLRSEIDEKYDLKIKLYETERNYVEYPIG; encoded by the coding sequence ATGAGAGCAGCCGTTTATAGAGTAGAGCATTTCAATGCGGCACACCGCCTGCACAATCCTGAATGGAGCGATGAAAAAAACGAATCCGTTTTTGGCAAGTGCAACAACCCTAATTATCACGGGCATAATTATAACCTAGAAGTAGGCTTGTTTGGTGAGATCAATCCGGAGACCGGTTATGTGTATGACTTGAAGGTCTTGAGTGACTTGATTGAGGAAAAGGTGCTGGATCGGTTTGATCACAAAAACTTGAATTTGGATGTAATTGAATTCAAAAACCTGAACCCAACGGCAGAAAATATAGTTGTAGTAATCTACAATCTGCTGCGCAGCGAAATAGACGAAAAATACGATTTGAAAATAAAGCTATATGAAACAGAAAGAAACTATGTCGAATACCCCATCGGATGA
- the folE gene encoding GTP cyclohydrolase I FolE, which translates to MKQKETMSNTPSDDVIDDLDHVATSFDTPLRADAFEMDDELKIELIAKHFKEIMQVLGLDLTDDSLQGTPNRVAKMYVKEVFSGLNPKNKPHARLFENKFGYDQMLVEKEITFYSHCEHHFVPIYGKAHVAYISSGKVIGLSKINRIVQYYAKRPQVQERMTVQIANELRRVLKTEDVAVVIDANHMCVSSRGVGDTNSKTGTAHFSGKFTNEDTKKEFLNYINTPV; encoded by the coding sequence ATGAAACAGAAAGAAACTATGTCGAATACCCCATCGGATGATGTGATCGATGACTTGGATCATGTAGCGACTTCATTTGACACCCCTCTACGAGCAGATGCTTTCGAGATGGATGATGAATTGAAGATTGAATTGATTGCTAAGCATTTCAAAGAAATCATGCAGGTGCTCGGCTTGGACCTGACAGACGATAGTCTCCAAGGCACACCCAATCGAGTGGCAAAAATGTACGTGAAAGAAGTGTTTAGTGGACTCAATCCGAAAAACAAACCTCACGCCAGGCTATTTGAAAATAAGTTTGGTTATGACCAAATGCTAGTAGAGAAAGAAATTACTTTCTATTCTCATTGTGAGCATCATTTTGTCCCTATCTATGGAAAGGCACACGTAGCATATATCTCTAGTGGAAAAGTAATTGGGCTTTCCAAGATTAACCGAATTGTACAGTACTACGCCAAGCGTCCGCAAGTACAAGAGCGCATGACGGTTCAAATTGCTAATGAATTACGACGCGTTTTGAAAACGGAAGATGTGGCTGTCGTGATTGATGCCAATCATATGTGTGTTTCTTCTCGAGGAGTGGGCGATACCAATAGCAAAACAGGAACAGCTCACTTCAGTGGAAAATTCACAAATGAAGACACCAAAAAGGAATTTCTGAACTATATCAATACGCCGGTATAA
- a CDS encoding DinB family protein produces MKTNVDSIKSLLIRDLTSLEKEIQSYEHEPDIWKLDGEIKNTAGNLTLHICGNLQHFVGSIIGKDGYVRKREDEFDKKEVPAADLLAEIDRTKSAVTSALDQFSDQDLESTYPMEVFGKPMTFSYFLIHLTGHLMYHLGQINYHRRLLAS; encoded by the coding sequence ATGAAAACAAATGTTGATTCCATCAAATCCCTATTAATTAGAGATTTGACTAGTCTAGAAAAAGAAATTCAGTCTTACGAACATGAGCCTGATATCTGGAAACTGGATGGAGAAATTAAAAATACAGCAGGCAACTTAACCTTGCATATTTGCGGGAACCTTCAACATTTTGTAGGATCCATCATAGGGAAAGACGGCTATGTTCGTAAACGCGAGGATGAGTTTGACAAGAAGGAGGTGCCAGCCGCTGATTTGCTCGCTGAAATTGACCGTACAAAAAGTGCCGTAACGTCAGCACTTGATCAGTTTTCGGATCAAGACTTGGAAAGTACCTATCCCATGGAAGTATTTGGCAAACCGATGACTTTTTCTTATTTTCTGATTCATTTAACTGGTCATCTGATGTACCACCTCGGTCAGATCAACTACCATAGACGTCTATTGGCGTCTTAA
- a CDS encoding alanine racemase: MYKVTKPTLLLDKKKAIKNIKRMAEKAKASMVNYRPHFKTHFSKEIGEWYRDLGVKSITVSSIDMAVFFAGHGWDDITIAFPVNILQMDVLKHLAKAVKLGLVVESKSAIEAINSEIESAVDIYIKVDTGYHRVGIWHENVEEIKRLGEAIAEPHQFKGLLAHFGHTYAETKKEKIQSIYKGGVASLNSLRDQIDKNLKISIGDTPSCSIVDKFENIDETRPGNLIFYDVMQANIGSCTYKEIAVCLAAPVVAVYPERSEVVVHGGAVHLSKDKLEDEEGTYFGKVVALEEKGWSTPIKGCRVKSLSQEHGKISVPKDQIEKIKIGDVLGILPVHSCLVANLMKEYMTLRGEKIGTMFG, translated from the coding sequence ATGTACAAAGTCACCAAACCTACACTACTTCTTGACAAAAAAAAGGCCATTAAAAACATCAAAAGAATGGCTGAGAAGGCGAAAGCCTCTATGGTAAATTACCGTCCACATTTCAAAACTCATTTTTCCAAGGAGATAGGAGAATGGTATCGTGACTTAGGGGTAAAAAGTATTACAGTGTCTTCTATTGACATGGCGGTATTTTTTGCCGGTCATGGTTGGGATGATATCACCATCGCCTTTCCAGTGAACATTCTGCAGATGGATGTGCTTAAGCATCTGGCCAAAGCTGTAAAGCTTGGATTAGTGGTGGAATCTAAATCGGCAATAGAAGCGATCAATAGTGAAATTGAGAGCGCTGTCGACATTTACATCAAAGTGGATACGGGATATCACCGTGTGGGCATTTGGCATGAGAACGTAGAAGAGATCAAACGACTGGGAGAAGCTATTGCTGAACCTCACCAGTTCAAAGGCTTATTGGCGCATTTTGGTCATACCTATGCAGAGACCAAGAAAGAAAAAATTCAATCGATCTATAAAGGTGGAGTAGCATCACTTAACAGTTTGAGAGACCAAATAGATAAGAACCTAAAGATCTCCATAGGCGATACTCCGTCGTGTAGTATAGTAGACAAGTTTGAAAACATAGATGAAACTCGGCCTGGTAATTTGATATTTTATGATGTGATGCAAGCAAATATTGGCTCTTGCACCTATAAAGAGATAGCCGTTTGTTTGGCGGCGCCTGTGGTAGCTGTATACCCCGAGCGATCGGAAGTGGTAGTGCATGGAGGCGCTGTTCATCTGAGCAAAGACAAGCTCGAAGACGAAGAAGGTACCTACTTTGGAAAAGTGGTCGCTTTGGAGGAAAAAGGCTGGTCAACTCCTATCAAAGGCTGTAGAGTAAAAAGTCTTTCGCAAGAACATGGAAAAATCTCTGTTCCTAAAGATCAAATTGAAAAAATTAAAATCGGAGACGTATTAGGCATTCTGCCAGTCCACTCTTGCCTTGTGGCAAATCTGATGAAAGAATATATGACGCTGAGAGGCGAGAAAATTGGAACGATGTTCGGATAA
- a CDS encoding T9SS type A sorting domain-containing protein, translating to MLKPIFHTLLGLGLLVSTQGISQRPIKPFLEEPNKSNSLSSKSGQRKSAATLDFGDTPSLSFSGSFGGSNTDVATDIIADASGNVFVCGYFTGQITPDDTPIESTGEMDGFVAKYDNTGELQWWTTLPSKADGFVMAQSIVMDGADPIVVGSYNGNVDFGIDDPLSGSDGESIFYARINGTTGAIAANQSHYDANVNDNLNLKSALDDDGNLYVLGQAGSIRGALLKYDGSDNLSFSQSHDESFTDLLIMGTDLYLSGSLFYDSDGVFNNDISVTTNPNVYSIAMVAKLSLSGDFQWVSLADHEVGNDDYSGESQAYNVTLGIGDELILSGRVRTYGKFDALEAEGSGTFFVEFDNTGSFEVLTYEVDNGTLDAFELVNNGTEGYFQYTNKELTARDADLLEDYEVELEGDLYGIYTTAANKVLRCGEKKHLSFFAQESQVTHVQDFAISVSGNSAESSILAVESDLFGNTYYYGYTTNTLQAFGETMEAGYFLVKVAADESINWVRSLKTDSDRMSVHLGIGDPMKIDPTGGYIYLLAAFDGQLELSNETSLDAHEDGSTAIVKFDTGGNLSTSWKEDLVEYDFDLAVDQEANVILSGIFYNTIELGGESISSKGSSDGFVVKYNASGVAQWTKQLGGLSTEYSTFTDVDDEGNIYVSGEYLSDDIFLNGVSILKAPKGDGNVLLAKLNEKGELQWARVTGRNVEADSHNEDITWPTGIVVDDEGNSYLKGWMAKTIYFDDILLEFEGSNYHHFITKIDNKGNVIWAEGIEQTQGFGFDYNEFEIDALGNVYFAIQATAQINFADDLSYTPDFGYTDLYITKYTSDGLFGWLKVIKGGTEVSQIYGLAVVGTHKICVGGYFLDEITLGSKSHAADNVRSGFYGAFDVSNEAPTFISEPEVIIEAGEKYSYSISTEDKDEMPTLSISALDLPTWLTLTDHGDGTATLGGVPAEENMEDQEISLYVSDAVHTISTKQSFTLTKREAKEVTAININKLGLEVFPNPATSGLTIRVNGLTERASVKINDVSGKLIQLDNTATTISDGSGYLNLISLQPGLYILQVQSNSDRWSQTFIKN from the coding sequence ATGCTGAAACCAATCTTTCATACCCTATTGGGTCTAGGTCTTCTTGTATCCACTCAAGGGATTTCACAAAGACCTATAAAACCATTTTTGGAAGAACCTAATAAGTCAAATTCCTTGTCATCAAAATCTGGCCAACGAAAGTCGGCTGCCACACTCGACTTTGGAGATACTCCTAGTTTGAGTTTTTCTGGAAGCTTTGGAGGGTCGAATACGGATGTTGCGACCGACATTATTGCTGATGCTTCAGGAAATGTTTTTGTCTGCGGATATTTCACAGGACAAATTACTCCAGATGACACGCCAATTGAAAGCACAGGTGAAATGGATGGTTTCGTTGCTAAATATGACAATACAGGTGAATTGCAATGGTGGACAACTCTTCCTTCAAAAGCAGATGGCTTCGTAATGGCTCAGAGCATTGTAATGGATGGTGCCGACCCTATTGTGGTTGGTAGTTATAATGGAAATGTAGATTTTGGAATTGACGATCCGTTGTCTGGGTCCGATGGCGAATCTATATTTTATGCACGGATCAATGGCACAACTGGAGCAATAGCAGCAAATCAATCACATTACGATGCCAATGTGAATGACAACTTAAATTTGAAGTCAGCCTTAGATGATGATGGAAATCTCTATGTGTTAGGACAAGCCGGATCGATTAGAGGGGCACTGCTTAAATATGACGGATCAGACAATTTATCATTCTCACAATCACACGATGAAAGTTTTACCGATTTGCTTATCATGGGAACAGATCTATACTTATCAGGAAGTCTCTTTTATGATAGTGATGGAGTTTTTAATAATGACATCAGTGTGACAACAAACCCCAACGTCTATTCCATTGCTATGGTAGCAAAACTCAGTTTAAGTGGAGACTTTCAGTGGGTTAGTTTGGCGGATCATGAAGTGGGGAATGATGATTATAGCGGAGAGAGTCAAGCTTATAACGTCACCCTTGGTATTGGTGACGAACTTATCCTTTCGGGGCGTGTTAGAACATACGGAAAATTTGATGCGCTGGAGGCCGAAGGGTCAGGTACTTTTTTTGTAGAATTTGATAATACGGGCTCATTCGAAGTATTAACCTACGAAGTCGATAATGGAACACTTGACGCCTTTGAATTAGTGAATAATGGAACAGAAGGGTATTTTCAGTATACCAATAAAGAACTCACGGCAAGAGATGCTGATCTTCTTGAGGATTACGAGGTTGAATTGGAAGGTGATTTGTACGGTATATATACCACAGCTGCTAACAAAGTTCTTAGATGCGGTGAAAAGAAGCACTTGAGTTTTTTTGCACAAGAGTCTCAGGTCACTCACGTTCAGGATTTTGCAATATCTGTATCAGGAAATAGCGCTGAATCTTCAATTTTAGCCGTTGAATCTGATCTTTTTGGTAATACCTATTATTATGGATATACCACCAATACTTTACAGGCCTTTGGTGAAACGATGGAAGCAGGATATTTTCTTGTGAAAGTGGCTGCAGATGAGAGTATCAACTGGGTTAGAAGCTTAAAAACTGACTCGGATCGTATGTCAGTACACTTGGGAATTGGAGATCCTATGAAAATAGACCCAACAGGCGGATATATTTATCTTCTTGCTGCATTTGATGGACAGTTGGAATTATCTAATGAGACGAGTCTTGATGCACATGAAGACGGAAGTACTGCTATCGTAAAATTTGATACAGGAGGTAACCTTTCTACCTCATGGAAAGAAGATCTAGTAGAATACGATTTTGACCTGGCTGTAGATCAGGAGGCTAATGTAATCCTGTCAGGTATATTTTACAATACTATCGAATTGGGCGGAGAGTCTATAAGCTCAAAAGGATCAAGTGATGGGTTTGTAGTGAAGTACAATGCGTCTGGCGTCGCTCAATGGACCAAACAATTGGGAGGTTTAAGTACCGAATATTCGACTTTTACAGATGTAGACGACGAAGGAAACATATATGTAAGTGGAGAATACTTATCGGACGATATTTTTTTAAATGGGGTGTCAATATTAAAAGCACCAAAAGGCGATGGAAATGTATTGCTAGCTAAGCTCAATGAGAAGGGCGAATTGCAATGGGCAAGGGTAACAGGAAGAAATGTGGAAGCGGATAGTCATAATGAGGATATTACTTGGCCAACGGGAATAGTAGTAGATGATGAGGGGAACTCCTACCTCAAAGGATGGATGGCCAAAACCATATACTTTGATGATATATTATTGGAATTTGAGGGTAGTAACTATCACCATTTCATTACTAAAATAGACAACAAGGGAAATGTTATCTGGGCCGAAGGAATTGAGCAGACTCAGGGTTTTGGCTTTGATTACAATGAGTTTGAAATTGATGCGTTGGGTAATGTATACTTTGCTATTCAAGCAACAGCACAGATTAATTTTGCCGACGATCTGTCCTATACGCCTGACTTTGGTTATACAGATTTGTACATCACCAAATATACTTCTGATGGCCTTTTCGGATGGCTTAAGGTTATAAAAGGAGGTACCGAAGTAAGTCAAATATATGGACTAGCAGTAGTTGGAACACACAAAATTTGTGTAGGAGGGTACTTCTTGGATGAAATCACATTGGGGTCAAAGTCTCATGCTGCCGATAATGTTAGGTCTGGCTTTTATGGAGCCTTTGACGTAAGTAATGAAGCTCCTACTTTTATATCAGAACCAGAAGTAATCATTGAAGCGGGAGAAAAATATAGCTATAGTATAAGCACTGAAGATAAGGATGAAATGCCAACATTAAGCATTTCTGCACTTGATTTGCCTACCTGGTTAACATTGACCGATCATGGGGACGGAACCGCTACTTTGGGTGGAGTTCCAGCAGAAGAGAACATGGAAGATCAGGAGATTAGTTTGTACGTGTCTGACGCAGTTCATACCATTTCGACGAAGCAGAGTTTTACTTTGACAAAAAGAGAAGCGAAAGAAGTAACCGCTATCAATATAAACAAATTGGGCTTGGAGGTTTTTCCGAATCCTGCAACAAGTGGTCTGACAATAAGGGTCAACGGATTGACGGAAAGGGCGTCTGTTAAAATTAATGATGTCTCAGGAAAGCTTATTCAACTTGACAACACGGCCACAACGATTTCGGATGGGAGTGGATATTTGAACTTGATAAGCCTTCAGCCTGGTCTTTATATTCTTCAGGTTCAATCAAACTCGGATAGATGGAGTCAAACTTTCATAAAAAATTAA
- a CDS encoding NAD-dependent epimerase/dehydratase family protein, which translates to MLQQVEEEEINPHILCRELPVLVTGGAGFMASWLVKYLLEDGYKVRITVRDMNNEDKYKHLQKIAENSRGSLDIFEADLLEPDGFKAAMYGCNIVFHTASPYLLSGIKDPQKQLIDPSFEGTRNVLEMVNKTSSVRKVIFTSAVSAIYGDISDIDTTKERTFTEDYWNKSSNLKHQPLAFSKTVAEREAWRIHDEQSRWKMVALNPAIILGPSLTNNSKSGSFDFIKKIANGTYKTGVPNVQYGFVDVRDVAQAHIFAAQDQYAEGRFMLVSETKSMLDIANILHQKFGESFPFPRKLFPTKMLYFFGFTKGFSRKFVVENVDKELKFENKKSRHEIGVYYKPVDEAACETLQFLLDHNMLA; encoded by the coding sequence ATGTTACAACAGGTCGAAGAAGAAGAAATTAACCCCCATATTCTCTGTCGAGAACTGCCAGTTTTGGTGACTGGCGGAGCTGGGTTTATGGCCTCTTGGCTTGTAAAATACTTATTGGAAGATGGGTATAAGGTTCGTATCACTGTTCGTGATATGAACAACGAAGATAAATACAAGCACCTCCAAAAAATAGCAGAGAATTCAAGAGGGTCACTCGACATTTTCGAGGCCGATTTGCTGGAGCCAGATGGTTTCAAAGCTGCTATGTATGGTTGCAACATTGTCTTTCACACTGCCTCTCCCTATCTCCTTAGCGGAATCAAAGATCCTCAAAAACAGCTTATTGACCCTTCGTTTGAAGGTACTAGAAATGTACTTGAAATGGTGAACAAGACATCTTCAGTACGAAAGGTAATATTTACAAGCGCAGTATCCGCCATCTATGGGGACATATCTGATATAGATACTACCAAAGAGCGCACATTTACCGAAGATTACTGGAACAAATCTAGCAACCTCAAACACCAACCACTCGCTTTCTCAAAAACTGTAGCTGAGCGTGAAGCGTGGCGCATTCATGATGAACAAAGTAGATGGAAAATGGTCGCTTTAAATCCGGCTATCATTCTTGGCCCATCGCTTACTAACAATAGCAAATCTGGCAGCTTCGATTTTATAAAAAAAATAGCCAACGGTACATACAAGACTGGTGTACCCAATGTGCAATATGGTTTTGTAGATGTAAGGGATGTCGCTCAGGCTCATATTTTTGCTGCGCAAGATCAGTATGCGGAAGGTCGGTTTATGCTTGTGAGCGAAACCAAATCAATGCTCGATATCGCCAATATATTGCACCAAAAATTTGGTGAATCCTTCCCGTTTCCAAGGAAACTCTTTCCCACCAAAATGCTGTACTTTTTTGGTTTCACTAAAGGTTTCTCCCGAAAATTTGTTGTCGAAAATGTCGATAAAGAACTAAAATTCGAAAACAAAAAGAGCCGTCACGAAATTGGGGTTTATTATAAACCGGTAGATGAAGCTGCTTGTGAGACATTACAGTTTTTGTTGGACCATAACATGCTGGCTTGA